Below is a genomic region from Methanolobus sediminis.
CTTTCATTCATGAGCCTGTGAGGGATCTTTGCAGGGCTGTCCACCAGCATATCCTTTGTGATAGTCTGTTGCTCATCACCGATCTCAACAATACCCTCGCCTTCAAGAACATAAAAGAAGACATCTACAGGTGTTGAATGCTTTTTAAGAGCTTCACCTGGTTTAAGCTGCATGTGCATAACCTGGGCGTGTTCGGTATCATAGAGCTTGTGAACTGTGACTCCGTGAGGATTATCTTTTTTCTCTGCATTATTGTAGCTTGTTATTTTCATATATACACTTCCTTAAATAAATAAAAATAAGGGTTTTAATATGGTTTTAATGTAAAAGTTCCTGAGAACTGCTATGAAATATTTAAATGAGGGTCTTGAGATCCTCATCTACTGTGGTGTTTGGCATGATGTTGAAGTTCTCAACAAGCACATTCAGGACATTTGGTGAGACAAATGCCGGGAGTTTCGGACCAAGCATGATGTTCTTAACACCAAGGCTCAGCAGTGCAAGCAGAACAAGGCATGCTTTCTGCTCATACCAGGCAATATTGTATGCTACCGGCAGATCGTTGATATCCTCAACACCAAATGCTTTGGCAAGAGCCTGTGCAATAACGACAAGTGAATATGAATCATTACACTGACCTGCATCAATAACCCTTGGAATTCCACCGATATCCCCCAGATCAAGTTTATTGTAGCGGTATTTTGCACATCCTGCTGTAAGGATCACGGTGTCATCAGGCAGAGCTTCTGCAAAGTCTGTGTAGTAGCTTCTCTCCTTGTGTCTTCCGTCACAACCTGCCATTACAACAAACTTCTTGATCTGTCCACCTTTTACAGCCTCAATTATCTTGTCGGCAACAGAAAGTGCTGATACGTGACCAAAGCCGCCCATGATAGTACCTTCTTCAAGCTGCTGCGGTGGCTGGCATGTCTTTGCCTGTTCAATGATAGCAGAGAAATCCTTACCTCCATCCTCACCAGCGTTAATATGAGTGACACCGTCAAAGCCAACAATTCCGGTGGTATATATCCTGTCGATATATGTGTCCTTAGGAGGCACGATACAGTTGGTTGTCATAAATATAGGACCGTTGAACTTTTCGAACTCTTCCTTTTGTCTCCACCATGAACCACCGTAATTTCCTACGAAGTTATCATATTTCTTGAAAGCTGGATAGGAGTTTGCAGGAAGCATTTCACCGTGAGTGTAAACATCAACACCTGTACCTTTTGTCTGCTCAAGGAGTTGTTCCAGATCGTGCAGATCGTGGCCACTTATAAGAATTCCAGGATTGCTACCTACACCAATGTTAACTGCTGTTGGTTCTGGGTTTCCATAGGTTGTGGTGTTTGCCTTGTCAAGCAGGGCAAGCGTTGTAACACCAACTGAACCACATTCAAGTACCATTGGAACGAGTTCATCAACACCCAGGTGGTCATCCATTGTAGCAAGGAGTGCTTTTTCAATAAATGCCATTATGTTGTCATCCTTGTATCCAAGGACATTTGCATGGTGAGCATAAGCAGCCATTCCTTTGAGACCATACATCAGAAGTTCCCTGAGGGAGCGAATATCCTCATTTTCTGTGGCAAGAATTCCAGTGTTGATATTAGCAAGTGTAGCAGGAGTGACCTTTGCCATTACAGGCAGATCCTCACCAGCATTTGGAGCAGCACCCAGAAGTTTCTCCTTTATCCACTGTGGGAAAGATGAAACTGACTTTTCTGTAATGACTTTTTCATCAAGTAGCCTCTTTTTGATACCATCCTTGATCTCAAAGCCTTCGTTGATAAGCCTTTTAATGTCATCCTCACTGAAATTAGTATTAGTTATAGTTGCAAACAATCCGTCAAGAATGAACTCATCGGTCTTTGCATCATTGAGGCTGTTTGCCCTTGCTTTAGAGTTATAGAATGCTATACTTTTCAGGACATAAATCAGATTATCCTGAAGGTCAGCAACTTCTCCTTTTTTTCCACATACACCGTTCTTTGTACAGCCAGTACCATTCATAGTTTCTTCACATTGATAGCAGAACATTTTATTCACCATGCTTCCTATATAGGTATCTTTTCGATACCAGTATATTGTGGATACTTGCATATAAGAAGGACAGTTTCCAATTGGATACTGCATACGAAATACTCTCATAAACCTAGTGAGGCAAAACATTGTAACTAGTAAAAATTGCGTTCCAGACCCAGATGTCACTCTTCATTCCCATACATATACCCATATGAAGTTGGAGCTTGAGCTTTATAAATTTATCTTGTATAAAACAGGCGTATGCAAAATACGAGATAATAAGAATATCCAACCTGCGAACCCAGTTTTTCACCGTATCCTTTCAAACAGCGGCAACTCATCAGGATGATAACCTTCCC
It encodes:
- the hcp gene encoding hydroxylamine reductase; amino-acid sequence: MFCYQCEETMNGTGCTKNGVCGKKGEVADLQDNLIYVLKSIAFYNSKARANSLNDAKTDEFILDGLFATITNTNFSEDDIKRLINEGFEIKDGIKKRLLDEKVITEKSVSSFPQWIKEKLLGAAPNAGEDLPVMAKVTPATLANINTGILATENEDIRSLRELLMYGLKGMAAYAHHANVLGYKDDNIMAFIEKALLATMDDHLGVDELVPMVLECGSVGVTTLALLDKANTTTYGNPEPTAVNIGVGSNPGILISGHDLHDLEQLLEQTKGTGVDVYTHGEMLPANSYPAFKKYDNFVGNYGGSWWRQKEEFEKFNGPIFMTTNCIVPPKDTYIDRIYTTGIVGFDGVTHINAGEDGGKDFSAIIEQAKTCQPPQQLEEGTIMGGFGHVSALSVADKIIEAVKGGQIKKFVVMAGCDGRHKERSYYTDFAEALPDDTVILTAGCAKYRYNKLDLGDIGGIPRVIDAGQCNDSYSLVVIAQALAKAFGVEDINDLPVAYNIAWYEQKACLVLLALLSLGVKNIMLGPKLPAFVSPNVLNVLVENFNIMPNTTVDEDLKTLI
- a CDS encoding cupin domain-containing protein; the encoded protein is MKITSYNNAEKKDNPHGVTVHKLYDTEHAQVMHMQLKPGEALKKHSTPVDVFFYVLEGEGIVEIGDEQQTITKDMLVDSPAKIPHRLMNESDSLFRFLVVKVPRQTEQTKMM